Proteins from a genomic interval of Oceanicoccus sp. KOV_DT_Chl:
- a CDS encoding CARDB domain-containing protein produces MKTLNLLVSAMLLTTFTMGTLAASPNGPKPKCKMGEIPVLKSGSWVCAEPGIQAQTNAQEGRASTAKVSRATPPPARAMPDLSIANMLKLQSPAANIDAFKVYVKNTGSMKSAPCKMSLSSTNGGGELSVESIPANSGKWVEVSFAAFKDGSRIKLVVDSQKKVTESDEKNNTYAFNW; encoded by the coding sequence ATGAAAACGTTAAATTTATTAGTCTCTGCCATGTTATTAACTACTTTTACGATGGGTACTTTGGCGGCATCTCCAAACGGCCCTAAGCCCAAGTGTAAAATGGGTGAAATCCCCGTATTGAAAAGTGGCTCCTGGGTATGCGCTGAACCTGGTATTCAAGCACAGACCAACGCTCAAGAAGGCCGGGCTTCAACTGCCAAAGTTAGCCGAGCGACGCCGCCTCCAGCACGGGCTATGCCTGATCTATCTATCGCTAATATGTTGAAGCTGCAATCGCCGGCTGCCAATATTGATGCCTTTAAGGTATATGTTAAAAATACCGGCTCAATGAAAAGCGCTCCGTGCAAAATGTCTTTGAGTAGCACAAACGGCGGTGGTGAATTGTCTGTTGAATCTATCCCTGCCAATAGCGGCAAGTGGGTTGAAGTGAGCTTTGCTGCTTTTAAAGATGGATCACGCATTAAATTGGTTGTGGATTCACAGAAAAAAGTGACTGAAAGCGACGAAAAAAATAATACTTATGCCTTTAACTGGTAA